The following are encoded together in the Ralstonia insidiosa genome:
- a CDS encoding DUF3304 domain-containing protein: MADIVTFNHTDHDIRNFSINEVTGAGVARHGASETSLCCLRVPREYQRDFTLTVSWSDDAFRPPQTLVAVPPPYLAGSNGGHVSVHFLRNGDVKVFVDEY; the protein is encoded by the coding sequence ATGGCAGACATCGTCACGTTCAACCATACAGACCACGATATCCGCAATTTCTCGATCAACGAGGTGACCGGTGCTGGCGTTGCACGGCATGGGGCTAGCGAAACATCGCTGTGCTGCCTTCGCGTGCCGCGTGAGTATCAGAGGGATTTCACGCTCACCGTCAGTTGGTCGGACGACGCGTTTCGCCCGCCTCAGACCCTGGTTGCCGTGCCACCGCCATATCTGGCGGGAAGCAACGGTGGCCATGTGTCCGTGCATTTCTTGCGCAACGGCGACGTAAAAGTCTTTGTGGACGAATATTGA
- a CDS encoding DUF2147 domain-containing protein yields the protein MQRTPHSLARLAGALALALAAGSAFAQATPAGTWKTIDDNTGKQKGQVTIVDNGGVFTGKVTKILVPGDENKTCTKCTDDRKDQPIQGLTILKDLKANGTNNWDGGNILDPENGKVYSAKMSLDDTGNKLTVRGFIGISLIGRSQTWIREQ from the coding sequence ATGCAACGCACCCCTCACTCTCTCGCACGTCTGGCCGGCGCACTGGCGCTTGCACTGGCTGCTGGCAGCGCTTTCGCGCAGGCCACCCCGGCTGGTACCTGGAAGACGATCGACGACAACACGGGCAAGCAGAAAGGCCAAGTGACGATCGTCGATAACGGCGGCGTGTTCACGGGCAAGGTCACCAAGATCCTGGTGCCGGGCGACGAGAACAAGACCTGCACCAAGTGCACGGACGACCGCAAGGACCAGCCGATCCAGGGCCTGACCATCCTGAAGGATCTGAAGGCGAACGGAACCAACAACTGGGATGGCGGCAACATCCTCGACCCGGAAAACGGCAAGGTCTACAGCGCCAAGATGTCGCTGGACGACACGGGCAACAAACTCACTGTGCGCGGCTTCATCGGCATCAGCCTGATCGGCCGCTCGCAAACGTGGATTCGCGAGCAGTGA
- a CDS encoding DUF1090 domain-containing protein, which translates to MKKTLLVALTPFALLGTSAAFADTTNCATKIRAIETQIEMAKQYGNTFRIAGLQDALASTKANCTDAGQAEHAERKVREAERDVQKAQLEVSEAEDKLREARSDGKTKKIRKAERNLADKQRRLREKMDDLHNEQVAFSKP; encoded by the coding sequence ATGAAGAAGACTCTCCTCGTCGCCCTCACGCCGTTTGCCTTGCTGGGCACGTCTGCGGCGTTTGCCGACACCACGAACTGCGCCACCAAAATCCGCGCGATTGAAACGCAGATCGAGATGGCCAAGCAATACGGCAACACGTTCCGGATTGCCGGCCTGCAAGATGCGCTGGCGAGCACCAAAGCCAACTGCACCGACGCAGGTCAGGCCGAACACGCCGAGCGCAAGGTGCGCGAAGCCGAGCGGGACGTCCAGAAGGCGCAACTGGAAGTGAGCGAAGCCGAAGATAAGTTGCGCGAAGCCCGTAGCGACGGCAAGACCAAGAAGATCCGCAAGGCGGAGCGCAATCTGGCCGACAAGCAACGCAGGCTGCGCGAGAAGATGGATGATCTGCACAACGAGCAAGTCGCGTTCAGCAAACCTTGA
- a CDS encoding methyl-accepting chemotaxis protein: protein MRQWTLKAKLRLALALMWLGLIGVGVWSAMETRSTMLDERKVGLQNLVDAAEGVAKLYHAKAQSGAMSEDDAKKTALATLASMRYGTTGYLFVVDSQFILLMHPTLADMVGKSTAGFKDPTGKPVYPTIVNAAKDKGFGFAEYQGRLPGSETALPKIGYVKRFAPWDWNLSSAVFLQEVDAAYHHSLIANLIVILLVGGVVSAAMSLIIRNVQRGLGGEPSYATEVARRIAAGDLAVRVQTRPDDRDSMLVAMAQMQQQLTGTIGHIKTSADSIASATKQIAAGNADLSQRTEQQASSLEETASSMEELTSIVKQNADNARQASQLAGNASDIAIKGGEVVGRVVDTMAGINESSKKIADIIGVIEGIAFQTNILALNAAVEAARAGEQGRGFAVVAGEVRSLAQRSATAAKEIKELISDSVGRVENGTTLVAEAGSVIDEVVVAVKRVTDIMGEISSASDEQSSGIEQVNQAVNQMDEVTQQNAALVEQAAAAALSLEEQAHVLRDAVASFRTA, encoded by the coding sequence ATGCGACAGTGGACACTCAAAGCAAAACTGCGCCTGGCGCTGGCCTTGATGTGGCTGGGCCTGATTGGCGTCGGCGTGTGGAGTGCCATGGAAACCCGCTCGACGATGCTCGATGAGCGCAAGGTCGGCCTGCAGAACCTGGTCGATGCGGCTGAGGGCGTTGCCAAGCTGTATCACGCCAAAGCGCAATCCGGTGCCATGAGCGAGGACGACGCCAAGAAGACCGCACTGGCCACCCTCGCCTCGATGCGTTACGGCACCACCGGCTACCTGTTCGTCGTCGATTCGCAGTTCATCCTGCTGATGCATCCGACGCTGGCCGACATGGTCGGCAAGAGCACCGCCGGCTTCAAGGACCCGACCGGCAAACCCGTCTACCCGACCATCGTCAACGCGGCCAAGGACAAGGGCTTCGGCTTTGCCGAATACCAGGGCCGCCTGCCCGGCAGCGAAACCGCGCTACCCAAGATCGGCTACGTGAAGCGCTTTGCGCCGTGGGACTGGAACCTGTCGAGTGCGGTGTTCCTGCAAGAGGTGGATGCGGCCTACCACCACTCGCTCATCGCCAACCTGATCGTCATCCTGCTGGTGGGTGGCGTGGTGTCGGCGGCCATGTCGCTCATCATCCGCAACGTACAGCGCGGGCTGGGCGGTGAACCCAGCTACGCCACCGAGGTGGCCCGCCGCATTGCCGCCGGTGACCTGGCGGTGCGCGTGCAGACCCGCCCGGACGACCGCGACAGCATGCTGGTCGCCATGGCGCAGATGCAGCAGCAACTGACCGGCACCATCGGCCATATCAAGACGTCGGCGGATTCGATTGCCAGCGCCACCAAGCAGATCGCCGCCGGCAATGCGGATCTGTCGCAGCGCACGGAACAGCAGGCCAGCTCGCTGGAAGAAACGGCCTCCAGCATGGAAGAGCTCACCAGCATCGTGAAGCAGAACGCCGACAACGCGCGTCAGGCAAGCCAGCTTGCGGGCAACGCATCGGACATCGCCATCAAAGGCGGCGAAGTGGTTGGCCGGGTGGTAGACACCATGGCCGGCATCAATGAAAGCAGCAAGAAGATTGCCGACATCATCGGCGTGATCGAGGGGATTGCGTTCCAGACCAACATCCTCGCGCTGAATGCGGCTGTGGAAGCGGCACGGGCGGGCGAGCAAGGACGCGGCTTTGCGGTCGTGGCCGGCGAAGTCCGCAGCCTGGCGCAACGCAGTGCCACGGCGGCCAAGGAGATCAAAGAACTGATCAGCGACTCGGTGGGCCGCGTTGAAAATGGCACCACGCTGGTGGCAGAAGCCGGCAGTGTGATCGACGAGGTGGTCGTGGCGGTCAAGCGCGTGACCGACATCATGGGCGAGATCAGCTCGGCGTCGGACGAGCAAAGCTCGGGGATCGAGCAGGTCAACCAGGCCGTCAACCAGATGGATGAAGTCACGCAGCAGAACGCTGCGCTGGTGGAGCAGGCAGCAGCGGCAGCGCTGTCACTGGAAGAGCAGGCGCACGTGCTGCGCGACGCGGTGGCGTCGTTCCGCACCGCCTGA
- a CDS encoding membrane protein: MKPIYRIGAATMLVAALGLQGCAMGTNSNSAYTSGQAQREQTVRFGTVDSVRNVVIDREQTGVGTIAGGAIGGIGSAAAIGRGNGSVAAGVLGAILGGVAGSAIEGQMNKRPGLEITVKLDNGEYRAITQDADEAFRPGERVRLLSSGGVTRVTH; this comes from the coding sequence ATGAAACCCATCTATCGCATCGGCGCTGCGACCATGCTGGTCGCCGCCCTTGGCCTGCAAGGCTGCGCCATGGGCACCAACTCCAACAGCGCCTATACCTCGGGGCAGGCGCAGCGCGAGCAGACCGTGCGCTTCGGCACGGTGGATTCGGTCCGCAATGTCGTGATCGATCGCGAGCAGACCGGCGTGGGCACGATTGCTGGCGGCGCGATCGGCGGCATTGGTTCTGCAGCTGCCATTGGCCGCGGCAACGGTTCGGTGGCAGCAGGTGTGCTGGGTGCGATTCTGGGTGGCGTTGCAGGCAGCGCGATCGAAGGTCAGATGAACAAGCGCCCCGGCCTGGAAATCACCGTCAAGCTGGACAACGGCGAGTACCGCGCCATCACGCAAGACGCTGACGAGGCCTTCCGCCCCGGCGAGCGTGTCCGCCTGTTGTCGTCGGGCGGCGTGACTCGCGTGACGCACTGA
- a CDS encoding gluconate:H+ symporter, which produces MHPVAILASWGPHDTQLILSCVLGLALIIVAIGWLKLAPFLAILVGTFVAGITAGLAPETIAAAFAKGVGNLLGNIGITIALGAMLGALVAGSGAADRLVDTILKRSTPRTLPWLMVLVALIIGLPLFFEVGLVMMVPIIFAMARRSGQPILRIAMPVLAGLTTLHALIPPHPGPLIAVSALHADLGLTFGLGLLVAIPAAVLAGPLYGMWLSKRLVLAAPEDIGHTLSARPDAQTLPSFGISLLTMLLPVLFMLGRTVAQLWLPHDDWRYQALNFVGEPIIALGLTVLFAMVVLGWARGMPRTQVGDIVRKGLPPIAALLLTIGAGGGLQQALVMAGISDTVAKIAQVGHLPLILLAWLIAVALRQATGSATVATTTTAGIVAPLTASLSATHNGLLALAIGAGSVFFCHVNDAGFWMIREYFGLTLKQTIQVWSVLQTIVSVVGLVLTYVFWVALS; this is translated from the coding sequence GTGCATCCGGTAGCGATCCTGGCCAGTTGGGGGCCGCACGATACCCAGTTGATCTTGTCATGCGTGCTTGGTCTTGCATTGATCATTGTCGCCATTGGTTGGCTCAAGCTTGCCCCGTTTCTGGCGATTCTGGTGGGTACCTTTGTTGCGGGTATCACGGCAGGGCTGGCGCCCGAAACCATCGCGGCTGCCTTTGCCAAGGGCGTGGGCAACTTGCTTGGCAACATCGGTATCACCATTGCGCTGGGTGCCATGCTGGGTGCGCTGGTTGCGGGTTCTGGCGCAGCAGATCGGCTGGTGGATACGATCCTCAAGCGTTCAACGCCGCGCACCTTGCCGTGGTTGATGGTGCTGGTGGCGCTGATCATTGGCCTGCCGCTGTTCTTCGAGGTGGGCCTGGTGATGATGGTGCCGATCATCTTCGCGATGGCGCGCCGCTCTGGGCAGCCCATTTTGCGCATCGCCATGCCTGTGCTGGCAGGCTTGACGACGCTGCATGCCTTGATTCCGCCGCATCCGGGCCCGCTGATTGCCGTCAGCGCCTTGCATGCGGATCTTGGCCTGACGTTCGGGTTGGGGTTGCTGGTGGCGATTCCCGCCGCAGTGCTGGCTGGCCCGCTGTACGGCATGTGGCTATCAAAGCGGCTGGTCTTGGCCGCGCCGGAAGACATCGGGCATACGCTCTCCGCGCGCCCGGACGCGCAAACGCTGCCAAGTTTTGGTATTTCGCTGTTGACGATGCTTCTGCCCGTGCTGTTCATGCTCGGGCGCACCGTCGCCCAACTGTGGCTGCCGCACGATGACTGGCGCTATCAAGCCCTGAACTTTGTGGGGGAGCCCATCATTGCGCTTGGGTTGACGGTGCTGTTTGCCATGGTGGTGCTCGGCTGGGCGCGTGGCATGCCGCGCACGCAGGTAGGCGACATCGTGCGCAAGGGGTTGCCGCCCATCGCTGCGTTACTGCTGACCATTGGCGCAGGCGGCGGCCTTCAGCAGGCGCTGGTGATGGCGGGCATCAGTGATACGGTGGCCAAGATTGCGCAAGTCGGGCATCTGCCGCTGATCCTGTTGGCGTGGTTGATTGCGGTGGCGCTGCGTCAGGCCACGGGTTCGGCCACGGTGGCGACCACGACGACGGCCGGGATTGTGGCCCCGCTCACCGCAAGCCTAAGTGCTACGCACAATGGGCTGCTGGCATTGGCGATTGGTGCAGGGTCAGTGTTCTTTTGCCACGTCAACGATGCCGGTTTCTGGATGATCCGCGAATACTTTGGCCTCACGCTCAAGCAAACCATCCAAGTGTGGTCGGTATTGCAGACGATTGTGTCCGTGGTCGGGCTGGTGCTGACCTATGTCTTCTGGGTGGCACTGAGCTAG
- a CDS encoding collagen-like triple helix repeat-containing protein, which yields MKIQTPLQASYASSSTSSRTLLAAAALAVLALAGCASGGNPNGDTTPSSNANNSPGAVPVGNVASNGGNVVTQTGKTVSDLGTTIGTASVPIVGGTAAQKDLGATVTSAGNTVQTLGGGISNGLGKIGSTPDPVGTTVQSSGDVVRSTGVTLVNAGQTVSDLGAAGSPLAPLNPITSPVGSGVSALGQVAQGAGGLVTIGTSSGPVQQVTQQLSNAIVPLSAQVAGAGQQVGAATMLGAPLAGALNTVGGALQSGGAQVGAAGGNALTRDVGGLVGAVGSTVASAGGLVTGGGGGSTNPLAPITNALGGGLGGAAGGSNPLAPITSALSGGANPLAPITNALGGVTNAAGGSGSNPLSPLTGALSAH from the coding sequence ATGAAGATTCAAACCCCGCTCCAAGCTTCTTACGCTTCGTCGTCCACGTCATCGCGCACGCTGCTGGCGGCGGCCGCACTGGCCGTGCTCGCGCTGGCCGGTTGCGCCTCGGGTGGCAATCCAAACGGCGATACCACCCCGTCGTCGAACGCCAACAACAGCCCGGGTGCGGTGCCGGTTGGCAACGTTGCCAGCAACGGCGGCAACGTCGTCACGCAGACCGGCAAGACGGTGAGTGACCTCGGCACGACCATCGGCACGGCATCGGTGCCCATCGTGGGCGGTACGGCAGCACAGAAGGATCTGGGTGCGACGGTCACCTCCGCCGGCAACACGGTCCAAACGCTGGGCGGTGGCATCAGCAACGGGCTGGGCAAGATCGGCTCGACGCCCGACCCGGTCGGCACGACGGTGCAGAGTTCGGGCGACGTGGTGCGCTCGACGGGCGTCACGCTGGTGAATGCTGGGCAAACCGTCAGCGATCTGGGTGCCGCTGGCAGCCCGCTGGCGCCGCTGAATCCGATCACGTCGCCGGTGGGCAGCGGTGTGTCGGCACTCGGCCAGGTGGCGCAAGGTGCGGGCGGACTGGTGACCATTGGCACGTCCAGCGGACCGGTGCAGCAGGTCACGCAGCAGTTGAGCAATGCGATCGTGCCGCTGTCTGCACAGGTTGCCGGGGCGGGTCAGCAGGTGGGCGCGGCAACCATGCTCGGCGCCCCGCTGGCCGGTGCGCTGAACACGGTGGGCGGTGCTCTGCAGAGCGGCGGCGCGCAAGTCGGCGCGGCCGGCGGCAATGCACTCACGCGTGACGTGGGTGGCCTCGTCGGCGCGGTGGGCAGCACGGTGGCCAGCGCCGGTGGCCTGGTCACCGGCGGTGGTGGCGGCTCGACCAATCCGCTCGCACCCATCACGAATGCGCTGGGCGGCGGCCTCGGCGGTGCAGCCGGCGGTAGCAACCCGCTGGCGCCAATCACCAGTGCACTGTCAGGCGGCGCCAACCCGCTCGCCCCGATCACGAATGCGCTGGGTGGCGTCACGAACGCCGCCGGCGGCTCCGGCAGCAATCCGCTGTCCCCCCTGACCGGCGCGCTGAGCGCCCATTGA
- a CDS encoding EamA family transporter, which translates to MSSAAPASSTSITSSPWMPILALMGSMASVCLGNSFAKTLFPVLGAAGTVTYRVTIGAAILLAFWRPWRLHLTRADAGRIAMYGVTLASMNLLFYLSLQRLPIGIAIAIEFTGPLVLAVVLSRRALDFVWIGLAVVGLLMLSVGDKAVGQVDHLGAAYALAAGVCWALYILTGKNLGGLHAGQATSLGMTVGALFAIPFGVAQAGSALLTPSLILAGLGIGLLSSAIPYSLEMVALKHLPGKTFSVLLSLEPAIGALAGAIVLHEQLTGRQWTAILAIIAASAGCALTVRAPKPAHSE; encoded by the coding sequence ATGTCTTCCGCTGCCCCCGCCTCTTCCACCTCCATCACGTCGTCCCCCTGGATGCCCATTCTTGCCCTGATGGGTTCGATGGCCTCCGTGTGCCTGGGCAACTCGTTTGCCAAGACGCTGTTCCCGGTGCTGGGCGCGGCCGGCACCGTCACGTATCGCGTCACCATTGGGGCGGCGATCCTGCTGGCGTTCTGGCGGCCGTGGCGCCTGCACCTGACCCGCGCCGACGCCGGTCGCATCGCCATGTACGGCGTCACGCTGGCGAGCATGAACCTGTTGTTCTATCTGTCGTTGCAGCGGTTGCCGATCGGCATTGCGATTGCCATCGAGTTCACCGGGCCGCTGGTGCTGGCGGTGGTGCTATCACGCCGGGCGCTCGATTTCGTGTGGATCGGGCTGGCGGTGGTGGGCCTGCTGATGCTGTCGGTGGGCGACAAGGCAGTTGGCCAGGTCGATCACCTGGGCGCGGCGTATGCGCTGGCGGCGGGTGTGTGCTGGGCGCTCTATATCCTGACCGGCAAGAACCTCGGCGGTCTGCATGCGGGCCAGGCAACATCGCTGGGGATGACCGTGGGGGCGTTGTTCGCGATTCCGTTTGGCGTGGCGCAGGCTGGGTCCGCACTGCTGACACCGTCGCTCATTCTGGCGGGGCTGGGCATCGGGCTGCTGTCGAGCGCGATTCCGTATTCGTTGGAAATGGTGGCGCTCAAGCACCTGCCAGGCAAAACGTTCTCGGTGCTGCTGAGCCTGGAGCCGGCCATCGGCGCGCTGGCCGGGGCCATCGTGCTGCACGAGCAGCTGACGGGGCGGCAATGGACGGCTATTCTGGCCATCATCGCCGCTTCCGCAGGGTGCGCACTGACGGTGCGCGCGCCCAAGCCGGCGCACAGCGAGTGA
- a CDS encoding collagen-like triple helix repeat-containing protein: MRNPAFLFSSNPPECGVFPQPQRRALRRMPCSLAAASLALLAGCANSGSGDMGTSLGGGSDTQSKPTITASSSPTWSNSNGSGTTSGSTGSTSSGSSPIATLTGPVEQVTTTTVAAIVPLTTTLTSATQTLGAATGLGTPVGGVLTTLGSALGSEGKTITTAGKGDALVSTLGNTVSALGAITGGLSAVVMPTAPSASGGATATGGALAGALPGGLGGPLAPVTTAVGSLTAAIPGVGTLGGGATTGSPASGIGRLGSVGSTVGALVGGLLSGTTPGAHH; encoded by the coding sequence ATGCGCAATCCAGCGTTCTTGTTCAGTTCGAACCCACCGGAGTGTGGGGTTTTCCCGCAGCCCCAGCGTCGTGCGTTGCGCCGGATGCCTTGCTCTCTGGCAGCTGCGTCGCTGGCATTGCTGGCCGGGTGCGCGAATTCGGGCAGTGGTGACATGGGAACGTCGCTAGGCGGCGGCAGCGATACGCAATCGAAGCCGACGATTACGGCGTCGAGTTCGCCAACGTGGTCGAACAGCAACGGCAGCGGCACCACATCGGGCAGCACCGGCAGCACGTCGAGCGGTAGCTCGCCGATCGCGACGCTGACCGGTCCGGTCGAGCAGGTGACGACGACCACCGTGGCTGCCATCGTGCCGCTCACGACCACGCTGACTTCCGCTACGCAAACACTGGGCGCAGCAACAGGTCTGGGCACGCCGGTCGGCGGTGTGCTGACGACACTGGGCAGCGCACTCGGCAGCGAGGGCAAGACGATCACCACGGCTGGCAAGGGCGATGCGCTGGTGTCGACGCTGGGCAATACGGTGAGTGCGCTCGGCGCGATCACCGGTGGGCTGTCGGCGGTGGTCATGCCGACTGCGCCTTCTGCCAGTGGTGGCGCTACCGCAACGGGCGGCGCACTCGCTGGTGCGTTGCCTGGTGGCCTTGGCGGCCCACTGGCACCGGTGACGACCGCAGTCGGGTCGTTGACGGCGGCGATTCCCGGTGTCGGCACGCTCGGTGGCGGCGCAACCACGGGTTCGCCTGCGAGTGGAATCGGCAGGCTGGGCAGCGTCGGCTCGACGGTCGGCGCACTGGTAGGCGGGCTGCTGTCGGGCACGACGCCGGGTGCACATCACTGA
- a CDS encoding M14 family metallopeptidase, with protein MAVEPFFAHTYDEARAKFLTAAQAQGMGVERHLHPDALGPSGERLSIDTALFWPAQADSLLVVTSGVHGVEGFCGSGCQIGLLHDDELFARLATSGLALLLVHAVNPYGFAHLRRVNEDNVDLNRNSVDFAEAASANPAYLEVDPLLLPSTWPPSQADQAALQHYMVTHGEKALQDAATSGQYRVPDGMFYGGTAPCWSTLQMRGLVSRHAAGVSRFIWIDLHTGLGHYGHGEKIFNSPDPAELERAIRTWGADVRPIAAPGSVSSVVKGDLVGVAYELLPDIEKTCITLEFGTLAPLAVLQALRADHWLHRHPEQGAAQADGIRRALRDAFYCDVPAWKGMVYAQTRMAVLQAVARVSG; from the coding sequence ATGGCGGTCGAACCCTTCTTTGCGCACACCTACGATGAAGCGCGCGCCAAGTTCCTGACGGCCGCCCAGGCCCAGGGGATGGGCGTCGAACGGCATCTCCACCCGGATGCGCTTGGGCCCTCCGGCGAGCGGCTCTCTATCGACACGGCGCTGTTCTGGCCGGCGCAGGCCGATTCGCTGCTGGTCGTCACCTCTGGTGTGCATGGCGTGGAAGGGTTCTGCGGCTCCGGTTGCCAGATCGGCCTGCTGCACGACGACGAACTCTTCGCGCGGCTGGCGACGTCCGGGCTGGCGCTGCTGCTGGTGCACGCCGTCAACCCGTATGGGTTTGCCCACCTGCGGCGTGTGAACGAAGACAACGTCGACCTCAACCGCAACAGCGTCGACTTTGCCGAGGCGGCGTCGGCCAATCCGGCCTATCTCGAGGTCGATCCGTTGCTGCTGCCGTCAACGTGGCCGCCCAGCCAGGCGGATCAGGCAGCGTTGCAGCACTATATGGTCACGCACGGCGAGAAAGCCCTGCAGGACGCCGCAACCAGTGGGCAATACCGCGTGCCGGACGGCATGTTCTATGGCGGCACTGCCCCCTGCTGGAGCACCTTGCAGATGCGCGGGCTGGTGTCCCGGCATGCGGCAGGTGTTTCCCGTTTCATATGGATCGATCTGCATACCGGGCTCGGCCATTACGGCCACGGCGAGAAGATTTTCAACAGCCCCGACCCGGCTGAACTCGAGCGCGCCATCCGCACCTGGGGTGCGGATGTCCGGCCGATTGCGGCACCGGGGTCGGTGTCATCCGTGGTCAAGGGGGATCTGGTGGGCGTGGCATACGAGCTGCTGCCCGACATCGAGAAGACCTGCATCACGCTGGAGTTCGGCACGCTTGCACCGCTAGCGGTGCTGCAGGCCCTGCGGGCCGACCACTGGCTGCATCGACACCCTGAGCAGGGCGCTGCGCAGGCAGATGGCATCCGCCGGGCGCTGCGCGATGCGTTCTATTGCGATGTGCCGGCGTGGAAGGGCATGGTCTACGCGCAGACGCGCATGGCCGTGCTGCAAGCCGTGGCGCGGGTTTCCGGCTAG
- a CDS encoding histone H1-like DNA-binding protein — protein sequence MATAAKKKPAAKAPAKKAAVKKAPAAKKVAAKKAAPAAKKAPAKKVAAKKVAAKKVVAKKAPAAKKAAVKKVAAKKAPAAKKAAVKKVAAKKAPAAKKAAVKKVAAKKAPAAKKAAVKKVAAKKAPAAKKAAAKPAAKKAPAAKKAPATKKAAAKPAAKKAPAKKAVAKPAAAPAVAPAAAPAAKTALNPAAAWPFPTGNRP from the coding sequence ATGGCAACTGCTGCTAAGAAGAAACCGGCCGCCAAGGCCCCGGCCAAGAAGGCCGCTGTGAAGAAGGCTCCGGCCGCTAAGAAGGTCGCTGCAAAGAAGGCTGCTCCGGCCGCCAAGAAGGCACCGGCAAAGAAGGTTGCTGCCAAGAAGGTTGCAGCTAAGAAGGTCGTTGCCAAGAAGGCACCGGCAGCCAAGAAGGCCGCAGTGAAGAAGGTTGCTGCCAAGAAGGCACCGGCAGCCAAGAAGGCCGCAGTGAAGAAGGTTGCTGCCAAGAAGGCACCGGCCGCTAAGAAGGCTGCAGTGAAGAAGGTTGCTGCCAAGAAGGCACCGGCCGCTAAGAAGGCTGCAGTGAAGAAGGTTGCTGCCAAGAAGGCACCGGCTGCCAAAAAGGCTGCTGCTAAGCCTGCTGCGAAGAAGGCTCCTGCTGCCAAGAAGGCACCGGCTACGAAGAAGGCTGCTGCCAAGCCTGCTGCGAAGAAGGCTCCGGCGAAGAAGGCTGTTGCCAAGCCCGCTGCTGCTCCGGCCGTTGCACCTGCTGCTGCACCCGCTGCCAAGACCGCGCTGAACCCGGCTGCTGCATGGCCGTTCCCGACTGGCAACCGTCCGTAA
- a CDS encoding response regulator transcription factor: MEFAVVTSSAPVFTLVSECLAGASSHINCLHFENVTALIRHSRKFKRCSLLLIDAPHFHADGHLALSWRQFNAGNATPILVFGEPSERDALYRSVEAGVDDFILAPLNREELYVRVQRVLIRSGVQVPTRSGDRLVIGPYVLDRASECVTMNKVPLQLTSREFATAWLLFSSMGAFLQYEQIALAVWGTGSTVAKHSIEQHIYKIRRKLHMEGDSVLTIKNVYGRGYRLTKRTDD; encoded by the coding sequence ATGGAATTCGCAGTAGTCACCTCGAGCGCCCCGGTATTCACGCTGGTTTCCGAATGTCTGGCAGGTGCCAGCTCGCATATCAATTGCTTGCATTTCGAAAACGTCACGGCGCTCATTCGCCACTCACGGAAGTTCAAGCGTTGCAGCCTGTTGCTGATTGATGCTCCGCATTTCCATGCGGATGGCCACCTCGCGCTGTCATGGCGACAATTCAACGCTGGCAATGCCACGCCGATCCTTGTCTTCGGAGAGCCTTCGGAACGTGATGCGCTGTATCGCTCCGTTGAGGCTGGCGTTGATGACTTCATCCTCGCGCCACTCAACCGCGAAGAGCTGTACGTGCGTGTGCAGCGCGTACTGATCCGGTCTGGCGTTCAGGTGCCAACAAGGAGCGGCGACCGACTGGTCATTGGTCCGTACGTGCTCGATCGCGCGAGCGAGTGCGTGACGATGAACAAGGTACCGCTGCAATTGACCAGCCGCGAGTTTGCAACCGCGTGGCTGCTCTTTTCTTCAATGGGCGCCTTTCTGCAGTATGAGCAGATTGCCTTGGCGGTATGGGGCACAGGTTCCACGGTCGCCAAGCACTCCATTGAACAGCACATCTACAAGATCCGCAGGAAGCTCCATATGGAAGGCGACTCCGTGCTGACGATCAAAAACGTCTACGGGCGAGGGTATCGGCTCACGAAGCGGACCGATGACTGA